From Synoicihabitans lomoniglobus, the proteins below share one genomic window:
- a CDS encoding DUF6677 family protein, whose amino-acid sequence MPAQGSTGNVIAAIASFFIPGLGQLIQGRVLKAIIMFVAATALWFVLLGWIIHLWSIIDAAVFKGASST is encoded by the coding sequence ATGCCCGCTCAAGGATCCACCGGAAACGTCATCGCCGCCATCGCCAGTTTTTTCATTCCTGGCCTGGGCCAACTCATTCAAGGCCGAGTCTTGAAAGCCATCATCATGTTCGTGGCCGCCACCGCCCTCTGGTTTGTGTTGTTGGGATGGATCATTCATCTGTGGTCGATCATCGACGCGGCTGTGTTCAAGGGCGCGTCATCCACGTGA
- a CDS encoding DUF4112 domain-containing protein, producing the protein MTNDTVATTDPRLSRVRRLARWLDRSIPIGGGRRIGIDPLLGLLPGGGDALGAMLSCYILFEAALLGLPVRTLGRMLGNIAIESIVGIVPLFGDLFDFAWQANVRNVRLIETAYRPDRPTRSGAGVICLIAAVCALLLALIVAATWWLVSALWSLLPI; encoded by the coding sequence GTGACCAACGACACCGTTGCCACGACCGATCCCCGGCTGAGTCGGGTGCGTCGGCTCGCCCGCTGGCTCGACCGATCAATTCCGATCGGCGGCGGTCGTCGCATCGGCATCGATCCCTTGCTCGGCCTGTTGCCCGGCGGCGGCGATGCCCTCGGGGCGATGCTGTCGTGTTACATCCTCTTCGAAGCAGCACTCCTCGGGCTCCCTGTCCGCACCTTGGGACGCATGTTGGGCAACATCGCGATCGAAAGCATCGTGGGTATCGTTCCGCTCTTCGGCGACCTGTTCGACTTTGCCTGGCAGGCCAATGTGCGAAACGTGCGCCTGATCGAGACCGCCTATCGACCGGACCGTCCCACGCGCTCCGGTGCGGGCGTCATCTGCCTCATCGCCGCGGTCTGCGCTCTCCTGCTGGCGCTGATCGTCGCTGCCACCTGGTGGTTGGTTTCGGCGCTGTGGAGCCTCCTGCCAATTTGA
- a CDS encoding FUSC family protein, giving the protein MGIIHLIRQELRDPARRPDAARAARATAGFMIPLVLNATVGLPVSAVFAALAAQNIAMLDVRGDYRVRVLLLVAVIGLLAVVGALGVWAAGSLGLAVLATMVVAAGAALWRHLGSDYGLPLTASSMLVFLISLATTTGPGDLSEHVNGILGGGLIGLGLQTALWPFRAQHPLRRAASDSWIAASGLFDALQDGRPAGAVQAAESELRVTLDQTAKVLAGASRHRHHGLADRLEALSLRAARLGVRVMAVHTALEGLRDETVAARIEPALGPLRTNLTNSARSIAVAVVSRQPTHLATCEVRLRRLTALLETVQARLATEENRADAVLLASLFERVQAAVPDLLEALRATLDRADERALFAAELFDLQTWQLKPLATALNFSRHVDPALVRFGVRLAVCAGLGTLVYRWGAIPHGYWLPFTTVVVMQPDYGSTRRRVWQRLGGTLAGSVVASGLVWWGAGPTMHLVGIGIGVFGFAYFLKRNYAVAVFAVTILVVLLLEHTGDGGANLAWERIGSTLAGGVVALVAALLFWPMWEHDRFAPVLARALRTTAAYLHQLQARLQVGGAMDDATVGAKREAEAAGVALFSSVGRLFADAHNPRAEIEQAATLANGNRRVLRLANLIMVGLRDGPVDASALSAGYFAAITAGLEGLAKSDDLGKNRAELMAALDALPAVSTPPDESSAALAHLERTATEVRAMLSAA; this is encoded by the coding sequence GTGGGCATTATCCATCTCATTCGTCAGGAGTTGCGCGATCCGGCCCGACGGCCGGATGCGGCGCGAGCGGCGCGGGCGACGGCGGGATTCATGATTCCGTTGGTCCTGAACGCCACCGTGGGGCTGCCGGTTTCGGCCGTGTTTGCGGCGCTCGCGGCGCAAAACATCGCGATGTTGGATGTGCGCGGTGACTACCGGGTCCGCGTCCTGTTGCTGGTCGCTGTGATCGGCTTGCTGGCGGTGGTCGGGGCGCTGGGCGTGTGGGCGGCAGGCAGCCTCGGGCTGGCTGTGCTGGCGACGATGGTGGTCGCGGCCGGGGCGGCGTTGTGGCGTCATTTGGGCAGCGACTACGGCCTGCCGCTGACTGCGTCATCGATGTTGGTTTTCCTCATCAGCCTGGCCACGACGACTGGACCGGGCGATCTGAGTGAGCATGTGAACGGCATTCTGGGAGGCGGTTTGATCGGGCTCGGGTTGCAAACCGCGTTGTGGCCGTTTCGGGCCCAACATCCGCTGCGGCGCGCGGCCAGTGACAGCTGGATCGCGGCGAGTGGATTGTTCGATGCATTGCAGGACGGACGACCGGCAGGGGCGGTGCAGGCGGCGGAAAGCGAACTGCGGGTGACGCTCGATCAAACGGCGAAAGTATTGGCCGGGGCGTCGCGGCATCGCCACCACGGGCTGGCCGATCGACTGGAGGCGTTGAGCCTGCGCGCGGCGCGTCTGGGGGTGCGGGTGATGGCGGTGCACACGGCCTTGGAAGGATTGCGTGATGAGACGGTGGCGGCCCGCATCGAGCCGGCGTTGGGACCGTTGCGCACCAATCTGACCAACAGTGCGCGCAGCATCGCGGTGGCGGTGGTGTCGCGGCAGCCGACGCACCTGGCCACGTGTGAAGTGCGGTTGCGCCGATTGACGGCGTTGCTCGAAACCGTCCAGGCGCGATTGGCGACGGAGGAGAATCGTGCTGATGCCGTTTTGTTGGCATCGCTGTTCGAGCGCGTGCAAGCGGCGGTGCCGGACCTCCTGGAAGCGTTGCGCGCGACGTTGGATCGCGCGGACGAGCGGGCGTTGTTCGCGGCGGAGCTTTTCGATCTGCAAACATGGCAGCTCAAGCCCTTGGCCACGGCGCTCAATTTCAGTCGGCACGTTGATCCGGCGTTGGTGCGTTTTGGGGTGCGGCTGGCGGTGTGCGCGGGGCTCGGCACGCTCGTTTATCGCTGGGGCGCGATTCCCCACGGCTACTGGCTGCCCTTCACGACCGTGGTGGTGATGCAGCCTGACTATGGGTCCACGCGGCGGCGGGTGTGGCAACGACTCGGCGGCACGCTGGCTGGCAGTGTGGTGGCGAGCGGATTGGTCTGGTGGGGAGCGGGGCCGACGATGCACCTGGTGGGCATTGGCATCGGGGTGTTCGGCTTCGCCTACTTCCTCAAGCGCAATTATGCGGTTGCGGTGTTCGCGGTCACGATTCTGGTGGTGCTGTTGTTGGAGCACACGGGCGATGGCGGTGCCAATCTCGCGTGGGAACGCATCGGGTCGACTTTGGCGGGGGGAGTGGTCGCGCTGGTGGCGGCCCTGCTTTTCTGGCCCATGTGGGAGCACGATCGGTTCGCCCCGGTGTTGGCGCGGGCGTTGCGCACCACGGCGGCCTATTTGCACCAACTGCAGGCCCGTTTGCAGGTGGGCGGGGCGATGGATGATGCGACGGTCGGCGCGAAGCGCGAGGCGGAGGCGGCGGGAGTGGCCTTGTTCTCGTCGGTCGGGCGCCTGTTTGCCGATGCCCACAACCCGCGCGCCGAGATCGAACAAGCCGCGACGCTGGCCAACGGCAATCGCCGGGTGTTGCGTTTGGCCAACCTGATCATGGTGGGACTGCGGGACGGCCCCGTCGACGCGAGCGCGTTGTCCGCCGGCTATTTTGCGGCTATCACGGCGGGGCTGGAAGGACTCGCGAAGTCTGACGATCTCGGGAAGAACCGAGCCGAATTGATGGCGGCGCTCGATGCCCTGCCGGCCGTGTCCACGCCGCCCGACGAATCAAGCGCCGCTCTGGCGCATCTGGAGCGCACCGCCACCGAAGTGCGCGCTATGTTGTCGGCGGCGTGA
- a CDS encoding DUF748 domain-containing protein, which yields MNVLRTVNRRLRSAALLRWLLVVVVLLVVLRAVLPWGLETAVNRRLAQIPGYTGHVEDIDVSLLRGAYQLEGVELNQTDGTVEIPLLRAEEIDFSLAWGLLLRGRVLSEIYVTRAELTFVQGKSDAATQTPTDARWQDVVEDLFPVEIARFEIIESEIRLLNKESDLPYDIRLRDLNMVAMGLRNRAAVAEDLPASLALEANTDGAGRLAVSGEGDLFALQPRFDLDVELRDVDLPRLNDFLRAHAGVDVSAGTISVFAEMQARDGRFEGYVKPFLENVDFSDYPLQDKPILGSLWEAGVSFLATIFKNHERDQLGTRLPFSGELGDANVDTLRTIGGIVRHAFIQAFSEQLDHSIGEDETVSPDTEAAKALADGA from the coding sequence ATGAACGTGCTCCGAACCGTGAACCGTCGACTTCGCAGCGCAGCCCTGCTGCGGTGGTTGTTGGTCGTCGTGGTCCTGCTCGTGGTGCTGCGGGCGGTGTTGCCGTGGGGATTGGAGACGGCGGTGAACCGGCGGCTGGCGCAGATTCCGGGATACACCGGCCACGTGGAGGATATCGATGTATCGTTGCTGCGGGGGGCTTATCAGCTCGAAGGCGTTGAGTTGAACCAGACGGACGGGACGGTGGAAATCCCGCTGCTGCGGGCGGAGGAAATTGATTTCTCGCTCGCTTGGGGACTGTTGCTGCGCGGCCGCGTTTTGAGTGAGATCTACGTCACGCGGGCCGAGTTGACCTTTGTGCAAGGCAAGTCCGATGCCGCGACTCAGACGCCGACGGATGCACGATGGCAGGACGTCGTGGAGGATTTGTTTCCCGTGGAGATCGCGCGTTTCGAGATCATCGAAAGTGAGATCCGACTCCTGAACAAGGAGAGCGATCTGCCCTACGACATTCGTCTTCGCGATCTCAACATGGTGGCGATGGGACTGCGCAACCGGGCAGCAGTGGCGGAGGATCTGCCGGCTTCGTTGGCGTTGGAGGCCAACACGGATGGAGCGGGGCGCCTCGCGGTTTCCGGCGAGGGAGACTTGTTTGCGCTGCAACCGCGTTTCGACCTGGATGTGGAATTGCGCGATGTCGATTTGCCTCGGTTGAATGACTTCTTGCGGGCGCACGCCGGGGTGGATGTGAGCGCGGGCACCATCTCAGTGTTTGCGGAGATGCAGGCCCGCGACGGACGTTTCGAGGGCTACGTGAAACCCTTTTTGGAGAACGTGGATTTTTCAGATTACCCGCTGCAGGATAAACCGATTCTCGGCAGTTTGTGGGAAGCCGGGGTGAGCTTTTTGGCGACGATCTTTAAAAACCATGAGCGCGACCAACTCGGCACCCGTCTGCCGTTCAGTGGCGAGCTCGGTGATGCCAATGTGGATACGTTGCGCACCATCGGTGGCATTGTGCGCCATGCCTTCATTCAAGCGTTCAGCGAGCAATTGGATCACTCCATCGGGGAGGACGAAACCGTTTCCCCGGACACGGAAGCGGCGAAGGCGTTGGCCGACGGTGCCTGA
- a CDS encoding type 1 glutamine amidotransferase domain-containing protein, with the protein MNADIAKRTVAVLATNGFEESELKKPVERLKNAGATVKIVSLETGPIRGWSDGDWADEVTVDVALDSARAEDFDALMLPGGLINPDTLRQDEAAVKFVRSFFDAGKPVGAICHAPWLLIEAGVVEGRRLTSYSSLKTDLLNAGAKWEDSEVVCDQGLVTSRHPGDLEAFCAKLVEEVTEGVHDGQHA; encoded by the coding sequence ATGAATGCTGATATTGCCAAACGAACTGTCGCTGTCCTCGCCACCAACGGATTCGAGGAGAGTGAATTGAAAAAACCCGTCGAGAGACTGAAAAACGCCGGAGCCACCGTGAAGATCGTTTCGCTCGAAACCGGCCCCATCCGGGGTTGGTCGGATGGCGATTGGGCGGATGAAGTGACGGTGGATGTCGCGCTCGACTCCGCTCGGGCCGAGGACTTCGACGCCCTCATGCTGCCGGGCGGATTGATTAATCCGGACACGCTGCGCCAAGACGAAGCCGCCGTGAAGTTCGTGCGATCATTCTTCGATGCGGGCAAACCCGTCGGGGCGATCTGCCATGCCCCGTGGCTGTTGATCGAGGCTGGTGTGGTCGAAGGTCGTCGGCTCACCTCTTATTCATCTCTCAAAACCGACCTGCTCAACGCGGGGGCCAAATGGGAGGATTCCGAAGTGGTGTGTGACCAGGGTTTGGTGACAAGCCGTCACCCCGGAGACCTGGAGGCGTTTTGCGCCAAACTCGTGGAGGAGGTTACCGAGGGCGTGCATGACGGTCAGCATGCCTGA